In Nicotiana tabacum cultivar K326 chromosome 2, ASM71507v2, whole genome shotgun sequence, the following proteins share a genomic window:
- the LOC142171428 gene encoding cleavage and polyadenylation specificity factor subunit 3-I-like: MASTGQPQSSLKRPSPAVNREGDKLIITPLGAGNEVGRSCVYMSFKGKTVLFDCGIHPAYSGMAALPYFDEIDPSTIDVLLITHFHLDHAASLPYFLEKTTFKGRVFMTHATKAIYKLLLSDYVKVSKVSVEDMLFDEHDILRSMDKIEVVDFHQTMEVNGIRFWCYTAGHVLGAAMFMVDIAGVRVLYTGDYSREEDRHLRAAETPEFSPDICIIESTYGVQLHMPRQIREKLFTDVIHSTLMQGGRVLIPAFALGRAQELLLILEEYWSNHPELANFPIYYASPLARRCMAVYQTYINAMNERIRNQFASSNPFNFKHISSLNSIEDFIDNKPCVVMASPGSLQSGLSRQLFDKWCSDKKNACVIPGYMVEGTLAKTIINEPKEVTLQNGLSAPLNMQVHYISFSAHADYAQTSTFLKELMPPNIILVHGEANEMGRLKQKLTSLFADGNTKIITPKNCQSVEMHFNSEKMAKTVGKLAEKTPEVGEIVSGLLVKKGFTYQIMAPDDLHVFSQLSTANVTQRITIPYSGAFAVIQHRLKQIYESVESSTDEESGVPSLRVHERVTVKQESENHLSLHWTADPISDMVSDSIVALVLNASREMPKVSVESETLMNEEEDAKKAEKIVHALLVSLFGDVKFGNDGKLVINVDGNVAHLDKQTGDVECENEGLKDRVRTAYRRIRSAVKPIPLSAS, from the exons ATGGCGTCTACTGGACAACCACAGTCATCTTTGAAGAGACCTAGTCCTGCAGTTAATAGAGAAGGAGATAAACTCATTATCACTCCTTTAGGGGCTGGGAATGAAGTGGGACGGTCCTGTGTTTACATGTCTTTCAAAGGAAAAACAGTCTTG TTTGACTGTGGCATTCATCCAGCTTACTCAGGCATGGCTGCTTTGCCGTATTTTGATGAAATTGATCCTTCAACTATTGATGTCCTTCTCATTACCCA TTTTCACTTAGATCATGCTGCCTCCCTTCCTTATTTCCTCGAAAAG ACTACATTTAAAGGGCGCGTATTTATGACTCATGCAACAAAGGCCATATATAAGTTGCTTTTGTCAGATTATGTTAAAGTGAGCAAAGTCTCGGTTGAAGATATGTTGTTTGATGAACATGACATTCTTCGCTCCATGGACAAAATTGAG GTTGTCGACTTCCATCAGACTATGGAAGTAAATGGCATTCGCTTTTGGTGTTATACTGCCGGTCATGTCCTTGGTGCTGCCATGTTTATGGTTGATATTGCTGGTGTTCGAGTTCTCTATACAGGAGACTACTCCCGTGAAGAAGACAGGCATCTCCGTGCTGCTGAGACCCCAGAATTTTCTCCAGATATTTGCATTATAGAATCAACTTATGGTGTTCAACTCCATATGCCACGTCAGATAAGAGAGAAGCTTTTCACTGATGTGATACACTCAACACTCATGCAAGGCGGTCGGGTGCTGATTCCTGCTTTCGCCTTGGGACGTGCACAGGAACTTCTCCTTATCCTGGAGGAATATTGGTCTAACCATCCTGAACTTGCTAATTTCCCCATATATTATGCTTCTCCACTTGCAAGAAGGTGTATGGCTGTCTATCAGACTTACATCAATGCCATGAATGAAAGGATCCGCAATCAGTTTGCCAGCTCAAATCCCTTCAATTTCAAACATATTTCTTCCCTGAACAGTATTGAAGATTTTATAGACAACAAACCATGTGTGGTGATGGCAAGCCCAGGTAGTCTTCAAAGTGGTTTGTCAAGGCAACTGTTCGATAAATGGTGCTCTGACAAGAAAAATGCTTGTGTTATACCTGGGTATATGGTGGAAGGAACCTTGGCGAAGACTATCATCAATGAACCGAAGGAAGTCACCTTACAAAATGGCTTGAGTGCTCCACTTAATATGCAGGTTCATTATATTTCATTCTCAGCTCATGCGGATTATGCTCAGACTAGTACCTTCTTGAAAGAACTTATGCCTCCCAACATAATTCTAGTCCATGGAGAGGCTAATGAGATGGGAAGGCTCAAGCAGAAACTTACCTCTCTCTTTGCTGATGGCAATACTAAAATAATTACTCCCAAGAACTGCCAATCggttgaaatgcacttcaactctgAGAAAATGGCTAAAACTGTTGGAAAGCTGGCTGAAAAGACCCCTGAAGTGGGTGAAATCGTCAGTGGTTTACTTGTAAAGAAAGGTTTCACTTACCAGATCATGGCACCTGATGATCTCCATGTCTTTTCTCAGCTATCCACTGCAAATGTCACACAGAGAATTACTATCCCGTATTCAGGTGCTTTTGCCGTTATACAACACAGGCTTAAGCAAATCTATGAAAGTGTAGAGTCCTCGACAGATGAGGAATCTGGTGTTCCAAGTTTGCGAGTGCATGAGCGAGTGACGGTGAAACAGGAGTCAGAGAATCATCTCTCCCTTCATTGGACAGCAGATCCAATTAGTGACATGGTATCTGACTCCATCGTGGCATTGGTTTTGAATGCCAGCAGGGAGATGCCTAAAGTATCAGTTGAGTCGGAAACTTTGATGAACGAGGAGGAAGATGCCAAGAAAGCTGAGAAAATAGTCCATGCACTCCTTGTTTCTCTGTTTGGTGATGTGAAATTTGGGAACGACGGTAAGCTGGTAATAAATGTTGATGGGAATGTGGCTCATCTTGACAAACAAACTGGTGATGTTGAATGTGAAAATGAAGGTCTCAAGGACAGAGTGAGGACTGCATACCGGCGAATTAGAAGTGCTGTGAAGCCAATACCTCTTTCTGCATCTTAG